One segment of Rosa chinensis cultivar Old Blush chromosome 6, RchiOBHm-V2, whole genome shotgun sequence DNA contains the following:
- the LOC112173588 gene encoding U-box domain-containing protein 26, whose product MPGSLEPLDLVGVQIPYHFRCPISLELMRDPVIISTGQTYDRPSIESWVATGNTTCPVTRTQLADFTLIPNHTLRRLIQEWCVANRSFGVERIPTPKQPADPTLVRSLLSQAGSHSNPYPTRLSALRRLRGLARDLDKNRSIISSHINAREILVNIVFADSGLDSELNREALALLVMFPLAESDCVAVASDPDRVGFLARLLFHNSMEVRLNSAALIENLLAGSRTAELRAQISNVDEIHGGVIEILRNPIAHPRALKIGIKALFALCLVKQTREKAVAAGAPETLINTLADFEKCDSERALATIELLCRIPEGCSAFAGHALTVPLLVKTILKISDRATEYAAGALLSLCSESEQSQNDAVAAGIMTQLLLLVQSDCTDRAKRKAQLLLKLLRDSWPEDSVGNSDDFVCSDVVW is encoded by the coding sequence ATGCCGGGCAGTTTAGAGCCGTTGGATTTAGTCGGGGTGCAGATTCCCTACCATTTCAGGTGTCCGATCTCCCTAGAGCTCATGCGCGACCCGGTTATAATCAGCACCGGCCAGACCTACGACCGCCCCAGCATCGAGTCCTGGGTCGCCACCGGCAACACCACCTGCCCCGTCACCCGGACCCAACTCGCCGACTTCACCCTCATCCCCAACCACACTCTCCGCCGGCTCATCCAGGAGTGGTGCGTCGCCAACCGCTCTTTCGGCGTCGAGCGAATTCCGACGCCGAAACAACCCGCCGACCCGACCCTCGTCCGGTCGCTCCTCTCACAGGCCGGGTCGCACTCCAACCCGTACCCGACCCGGCTCTCCGCGCTGCGCCGCCTCAGAGGCCTGGCTCGCGATTTGGATAAGAACCGCTCCATCATCTCCTCCCACATTAACGCGCGGGAAATCCTCGTCAATATCGTCTTCGCCGACTCCGGCCTCGATTCCGAGCTGAACCGCGAGGCGCTCGCGCTTCTCGTAATGTTCCCGCTCGCCGAGTCCGACTGCGTGGCGGTGGCGTCGGACCCGGACCGGGTCGGGTTCCTGGCCCGGCTCCTCTTCCACAATTCGATGGAGGTCCGGCTCAACTCTGCCGCGTTGATCGAGAACCTCCTGGCCGGGTCGCGGACGGCGGAGCTCCGAGCGCAGATAAGCAATGTGGATGAAATCCACGGAGGCGTGATCGAAATTCTCCGGAACCCAATCGCTCACCCGCGGGCTCTGAAAATCGGAATCAAAGCCTTGTTCGCGTTGTGCCTGGTGAAGCAGACACGTGAGAAGGCCGTGGCGGCCGGAGCGCCGGAGACGCTGATCAACACTCTCGCCGACTTCGAGAAATGCGACTCGGAGAGGGCCCTGGCCACCATAGAGCTCCTCTGCCGCATCCCCGAAGGGTGCAGCGCGTTCGCGGGGCACGCCCTGACGGTGCCGCTGCTGGTGAAGACGATACTGAAGATCTCGGACCGGGCGACGGAGTACGCGGCGGGGGCACTTTTGTCATTGTGCTCGGAGTCGGAGCAGAGCCAAAACGACGCCGTGGCGGCGGGGATTATGACGCAGCTGTTACTGCTGGTGCAGAGTGACTGCACGGACCGGGCGAAGAGGAAGGCGCAGCTGCTGCTGAAGCTTCTTCGGGATTCGTGGCCCGAAGATTCTGTCGGAAATTCGGATGACTTTGTTTGCAGCGACGTCGTATGgtag